A DNA window from Nitratidesulfovibrio sp. contains the following coding sequences:
- the cimA gene encoding citramalate synthase produces the protein MTRRIQLYDTTLRDGSQSEDINLTAADKLKIALKLDELGIDRIEGGWPGSNPVDVAFFKEIANYHLKHAMISAFGSTHHPNFTADSDPNLRAIAESGARVASIFGKSCEVHAAEALRLDAARNLEIIGDSVAFLKGKLAEVYFDAEHFFDGYKHNAAYAQSALRRAHEAGADVLVLCDTNGGTLPHEVARIVADVREALPGAVVGIHAHNDCELAVANSIAAVQAGAAQIQGTINGVGERCGNANLCSIIPTLELKFGGEYTCLPQGRLQQLTAVAAYVAEVANIPPFSRQPYVGRSAFAHKGGVHVSAVNRKSSLYEHISPDVVGNRQRILITELAGRSNIVSLARRFGFHLDKDEPVVKGLLTELKKKASLGYDYAAAEASVELLILRKLARRGVREFFRLLQFRVLETKHDSEGDPASEVSVMVDVEGVTEHTAATGRGPVNALDNALRKALLGFYPRLSEMRLLDFKVRVLTGAETGGGTASTVRVLIESGDSDSRWVTVGVSFNIIEASWQALADSVTYKLYKDEHARRAGSDGE, from the coding sequence ATGACCCGGCGCATACAACTGTACGACACCACCCTGCGCGATGGTTCGCAATCCGAGGACATCAACCTTACTGCGGCCGACAAGCTGAAGATCGCCCTCAAGCTGGACGAACTCGGCATCGACCGCATCGAGGGCGGGTGGCCGGGGTCGAACCCGGTGGACGTGGCGTTTTTCAAGGAAATCGCAAATTACCACCTGAAGCATGCGATGATCAGCGCCTTCGGCAGCACGCATCATCCCAACTTCACGGCGGACAGCGACCCCAACCTGCGCGCCATCGCCGAATCCGGGGCGCGGGTTGCCTCCATCTTCGGCAAGTCCTGCGAGGTGCACGCGGCAGAGGCCCTGCGCCTTGATGCCGCGCGCAACCTGGAGATCATCGGCGACTCGGTGGCCTTTCTGAAGGGAAAGCTGGCCGAGGTGTACTTTGACGCGGAGCACTTCTTCGACGGGTACAAGCACAACGCCGCCTATGCGCAGAGCGCATTGCGCCGCGCCCACGAGGCAGGCGCCGACGTGCTGGTGCTGTGCGACACCAACGGCGGCACCCTGCCGCACGAGGTGGCGCGCATCGTGGCCGATGTGCGCGAGGCCCTGCCCGGCGCGGTCGTGGGCATCCACGCCCACAACGACTGCGAACTGGCGGTGGCCAACTCCATCGCGGCGGTGCAGGCCGGTGCCGCGCAGATCCAGGGCACCATCAACGGGGTGGGCGAACGCTGCGGCAACGCCAACCTGTGCTCCATCATCCCCACGCTGGAACTGAAGTTCGGCGGGGAATACACCTGCCTGCCCCAGGGGCGGTTGCAGCAGTTGACGGCGGTGGCCGCCTACGTCGCGGAAGTGGCCAACATCCCGCCGTTCAGCCGCCAGCCGTACGTGGGCCGGTCGGCCTTCGCGCACAAGGGCGGAGTGCACGTCAGCGCGGTGAACCGCAAGTCGTCGCTGTACGAACACATCAGCCCCGACGTGGTGGGCAACCGCCAGCGCATCCTGATCACCGAACTGGCCGGGCGCAGCAACATCGTCTCGCTGGCGCGGCGCTTCGGCTTTCACCTGGACAAGGACGAGCCGGTGGTCAAGGGCCTGCTGACCGAACTGAAGAAGAAGGCCAGCCTGGGCTACGACTACGCCGCCGCCGAGGCATCGGTGGAACTGCTGATCCTGCGCAAGCTGGCCCGGCGCGGCGTGCGCGAGTTCTTCCGGCTGTTGCAGTTCCGGGTACTGGAAACCAAGCACGACAGTGAAGGCGACCCGGCTTCCGAAGTCTCGGTGATGGTGGACGTGGAAGGGGTGACCGAACACACCGCCGCCACCGGGCGCGGCCCGGTGAACGCGCTGGACAACGCCCTGCGCAAGGCCCTGCTGGGCTTCTACCCGCGCCTCAGCGAAATGCGCCTGCTGGACTTCAAGGTGCGCGTGCTGACCGGCGCGGAAACCGGTGGGGGCACGGCATCCACCGTGCGGGTGCTCATCGAGTCGGGCGATTCCGACAGCCGCTGGGTGACCGTGGGCGTGTCGTTCAACATCATAGAGGCAAGCTGGCAGGCCCTGGCCGATTCCGTCACCTACAAGTTGTACAAGGACGAGCACGCCCGCAGGGCGGGCTCGGACGGAGAGTAG
- a CDS encoding aspartate kinase — protein sequence MRILVQKFGGTSVANLECMKQVREKVRRALRDGYKPVVVLSARSGETNRLLALADEWSVDPDPAEVDALIATGEQVSVALFSMLLKDSGIKARSMAGFQVPITTSDAFGRARIMDIDASRLRKELETHDVIVVAGFQGVTPEGRITTLGRGGSDTSAVALAAALGSVECEIYTDVDGVYTTDPNLCSTARKLDRVSYDEMLEMASMGAKVLQIRSVEFAKKYKVPVHVRSTFTDTPGTMVTQEDCEMEAVLVSGIAYDKDQARVTLRSVPDRPGVSAAIFGPLSQQGILVDMIVQNPSRDGVTDMTFTVPRRDLKKTLALMEEIRARTGAQEVLHDTQVAKVSAIGVGMRNHSGVAAKAFAALHAENINILMISTSEIKITCLIEEKYTELAVRTLHDAFGLNHDLGNA from the coding sequence ATGCGTATTCTGGTGCAGAAGTTCGGCGGCACGTCCGTCGCCAACCTCGAGTGCATGAAGCAGGTGCGCGAGAAGGTACGGCGGGCGCTGCGCGACGGCTACAAGCCGGTGGTGGTGCTTTCCGCCCGCTCGGGCGAGACCAACCGCCTGCTGGCCCTGGCCGATGAATGGTCCGTGGACCCCGACCCGGCAGAGGTGGACGCCCTCATCGCCACCGGCGAGCAGGTTTCGGTGGCGCTCTTCTCCATGCTGCTCAAGGATTCCGGCATCAAGGCCCGCTCCATGGCCGGGTTTCAGGTGCCCATCACCACCAGCGACGCCTTCGGGCGGGCGCGCATCATGGACATCGACGCCTCGCGCCTGCGCAAGGAACTGGAAACCCACGACGTCATCGTGGTTGCCGGGTTCCAGGGCGTGACGCCCGAAGGACGCATCACCACGCTTGGGCGCGGCGGATCCGATACCAGCGCCGTGGCGCTGGCCGCCGCCCTGGGCTCTGTGGAATGCGAAATCTACACCGACGTGGACGGCGTCTACACCACCGATCCCAACCTGTGCTCCACCGCCCGCAAGCTGGACCGCGTCTCGTACGACGAGATGCTGGAAATGGCCAGCATGGGCGCGAAAGTGCTGCAAATCCGGTCCGTGGAGTTCGCCAAGAAGTACAAGGTGCCCGTCCACGTGCGTTCTACATTCACCGACACCCCGGGGACCATGGTCACCCAGGAGGATTGCGAGATGGAAGCCGTTCTCGTTTCCGGCATAGCCTACGACAAGGATCAGGCGCGGGTTACCCTGCGCAGCGTGCCCGACAGGCCGGGCGTTTCCGCCGCCATCTTCGGCCCGCTGTCCCAGCAGGGCATTCTGGTGGACATGATCGTCCAGAACCCCAGCCGCGACGGCGTCACCGACATGACCTTCACCGTGCCCCGCAGGGACCTCAAGAAGACCCTGGCGCTGATGGAGGAAATCCGGGCCAGGACCGGCGCGCAGGAAGTGCTGCACGACACCCAGGTGGCCAAGGTTTCGGCCATCGGCGTGGGCATGCGCAACCACTCGGGCGTGGCGGCCAAGGCGTTCGCGGCGCTGCACGCCGAGAACATCAACATCCTGATGATCAGCACCTCCGAGATCAAGATTACCTGCCTCATCGAGGAAAAGTACACCGAACTCGCCGTGCGCACCCTGCACGACGCCTTCGGCCTGAATCACGACCTCGGCAACGCGTAG
- the tsaE gene encoding tRNA (adenosine(37)-N6)-threonylcarbamoyltransferase complex ATPase subunit type 1 TsaE, whose amino-acid sequence MAPANSVRPIGDAAGLTLRLPGPGDTLRLGRVLALALADQPLARTLLLSGGLGAGKTTLVRGLVEALPGGGNAEVSSPSFNICNMYPTRPETAHYDLYRLEQAPGAAQAVADDALLDLLETEGPRRALVIVEWAERLPANVLPPDRLELTWLPVAHGRLITAIAWGEVARRVLDATAHEVADLVVPVTAPDTVPDAADTATQAPAAPNDRENT is encoded by the coding sequence ATGGCCCCAGCGAATTCCGTCCGGCCCATTGGGGATGCCGCAGGCCTGACCCTGCGGCTGCCCGGCCCCGGCGACACGTTGCGCCTGGGCCGCGTCTTGGCGTTGGCCCTTGCGGACCAGCCCCTCGCGCGCACCCTGCTGCTGTCCGGCGGACTTGGCGCGGGCAAGACCACCCTGGTGCGCGGCCTGGTAGAGGCGCTGCCCGGCGGCGGCAACGCAGAGGTCAGCAGCCCCAGCTTCAATATTTGCAACATGTACCCCACCCGGCCGGAAACGGCCCATTACGACCTCTACCGGCTGGAGCAGGCGCCCGGCGCCGCCCAGGCGGTGGCGGACGACGCCCTGCTGGACCTTCTGGAAACGGAAGGCCCCCGGCGGGCGCTGGTCATCGTCGAATGGGCCGAACGCCTTCCGGCCAACGTGCTGCCCCCTGACAGGCTGGAGCTCACCTGGCTTCCGGTCGCGCACGGCAGGCTCATCACGGCCATTGCCTGGGGAGAGGTGGCACGCCGCGTACTGGATGCGACGGCGCACGAGGTCGCGGACCTCGTCGTGCCGGTAACGGCACCGGATACGGTGCCCGATGCGGCGGACACGGCCACACAGGCCCCCGCCGCCCCGAACGACCGAGAGAACACGTAG
- a CDS encoding CBS domain-containing protein → MLLAKNIMTAAPVTVTPDTGIAEAARIMIQRKFNGLPVVNEKGALVGVICQSDLIAQHKKLNLPTLFTVLDGFIPLRSMSDLDEEMRKISATNVGQAMTPDPITVTPETPIDEVASLMVDSKYHTLPVVDASGLVGVIGKEDVLRTLAGA, encoded by the coding sequence ATGCTGCTAGCCAAGAACATCATGACCGCCGCCCCCGTCACCGTCACCCCGGATACCGGCATCGCCGAAGCGGCCCGCATCATGATTCAGCGCAAGTTCAACGGCCTGCCCGTGGTGAACGAAAAGGGAGCCCTTGTCGGCGTCATCTGCCAGAGCGACCTTATCGCCCAGCACAAGAAGCTGAACCTGCCGACGCTGTTCACCGTGCTTGACGGCTTCATCCCCCTGCGCTCCATGAGCGACCTGGACGAGGAGATGCGCAAGATCTCCGCCACCAACGTGGGGCAGGCCATGACGCCGGACCCGATCACGGTGACCCCGGAAACGCCCATCGACGAAGTGGCCAGCCTGATGGTGGACTCCAAGTACCACACCCTGCCCGTGGTGGACGCGAGCGGGCTGGTGGGCGTCATCGGCAAGGAGGACGTGCTGCGCACCCTTGCTGGGGCGTAG
- a CDS encoding NAD(P)H-hydrate dehydratase has protein sequence MTPTDTADRWRLPYMDLPAPEEMAGWDRAASADFGLREDILMENASREALHVLRAELAASAMNAGTPGTPAPPSGSCSSGSCSSGSCSSGSCSSGSCSSGSCPFTGLRVLLFMGGGNNGGDAAALARHLHDAGAEVLVLHTRPLGGYRGAAGYHVRLAKRCGVPFRPAGAWPRGLPDPRWLAPHVVVDGLLGTGFTGTLREREAALVAAINELSDRAFVLALDIPSGLGGLTGRPRPDAVRAHATVTFEAAKPGLVLPEAAPYTGRLHVRPIGIPKAVRALHPASYRMLDDTCLAALPAPTPCMHKGTAGHVLVVGGSEGLTGAPLLAGLGALRGGAGLVTVACPGGLAAEVKAATPDVMTLPLGERRAWDPAALPGLLALAARCNALVIGPGMGRSPEAAEVLSALLALPGRPPAVIDADGLFPLAEGLVSLDLVRETDIVTPHPGEMARLAGLTTADVQRGRAVTARAFAARCAGVLVLKGAGSLVTRRDRPITIIPLAAPTLAVAGSGDVLSGLAGALLAQGAPPEVAACLAAYLHAKAGQLLLHDYPARGNTPSEIADAIPRARKEPFPCC, from the coding sequence ATGACCCCGACCGACACCGCCGACCGCTGGCGCCTGCCTTACATGGACCTGCCCGCCCCGGAGGAAATGGCTGGATGGGACCGCGCCGCCAGCGCCGATTTCGGCCTGCGCGAAGACATCCTGATGGAAAACGCCAGCCGCGAGGCACTGCACGTGCTGCGCGCGGAACTGGCCGCGTCCGCCATGAACGCCGGTACGCCTGGGACGCCAGCCCCCCCGTCCGGCTCCTGTTCGTCCGGCTCATGCTCGTCCGGATCCTGTTCGTCCGGCTCATGCTCGTCCGGCTCCTGCTCGTCCGGCTCATGCCCGTTCACTGGACTGCGGGTGCTGCTGTTCATGGGTGGCGGCAACAACGGTGGCGACGCGGCCGCCCTGGCCCGCCACCTGCACGACGCCGGGGCAGAGGTGCTGGTGCTGCACACCCGCCCCCTGGGCGGCTATCGCGGCGCGGCGGGCTACCACGTCCGCCTTGCCAAACGCTGCGGCGTGCCCTTCCGCCCCGCCGGGGCGTGGCCGCGCGGCCTGCCCGACCCGCGCTGGCTGGCACCCCATGTGGTGGTGGACGGCCTTCTCGGCACCGGTTTCACCGGGACCCTCCGGGAACGGGAAGCGGCACTGGTGGCCGCCATCAACGAACTTTCCGACCGGGCCTTCGTGCTGGCGCTGGACATTCCCTCCGGACTCGGCGGGCTGACGGGCCGCCCCCGCCCCGACGCCGTGCGTGCTCACGCCACCGTCACCTTCGAGGCGGCAAAGCCCGGCCTGGTCCTGCCGGAGGCCGCCCCCTACACGGGCCGCCTGCACGTGCGGCCCATCGGCATTCCGAAGGCCGTGCGCGCGCTGCACCCGGCCTCGTACCGCATGCTGGACGACACCTGCCTTGCCGCCCTGCCCGCGCCCACGCCCTGCATGCACAAGGGCACCGCCGGGCACGTGCTGGTGGTGGGCGGATCGGAAGGGCTCACCGGCGCGCCGCTGCTGGCGGGGCTGGGCGCGTTGCGCGGCGGTGCGGGCCTGGTCACCGTGGCCTGCCCCGGCGGCCTGGCCGCCGAAGTCAAGGCCGCCACCCCCGACGTGATGACCCTGCCCCTTGGCGAACGCCGCGCCTGGGACCCCGCCGCCCTGCCCGGCCTGCTGGCACTTGCGGCACGCTGCAACGCACTGGTGATCGGCCCCGGCATGGGCCGCTCGCCGGAAGCTGCGGAAGTGCTCTCCGCCCTGCTGGCACTGCCCGGCAGGCCCCCTGCGGTCATCGACGCCGACGGCCTGTTCCCGCTGGCGGAAGGCCTTGTTTCTCTTGATTTGGTGCGTGAAACGGATATTGTTACCCCCCACCCCGGCGAAATGGCCCGCCTTGCGGGCCTGACCACGGCGGACGTGCAACGCGGCAGGGCGGTCACGGCCCGGGCCTTCGCGGCGCGCTGCGCGGGGGTGCTCGTGCTCAAGGGCGCGGGCAGCCTCGTCACCCGGCGCGACCGGCCCATCACCATCATTCCCCTTGCCGCACCCACGCTTGCCGTCGCCGGTTCGGGCGACGTGCTTTCCGGCCTTGCCGGTGCCCTGCTGGCGCAGGGCGCACCGCCAGAGGTGGCCGCCTGCCTTGCCGCGTACCTGCACGCCAAGGCGGGTCAACTGCTGCTGCACGACTACCCCGCGCGGGGCAACACCCCGAGCGAAATCGCCGACGCCATCCCCCGCGCGCGAAAGGAGCCCTTCCCATGCTGCTAG
- a CDS encoding holo-[acyl-carrier-protein] synthase, which produces MIVGLGIDIAELSRIARAWERHGQRFAARVLHPAELACLPAAPVAFLAARFAAKEAAVKALGTGFSQGIGPRDIEVRPLPTGQPQLVLHGKAADRFAALGAIAAHVSLTHGRDTAAAVVVLER; this is translated from the coding sequence ATGATCGTGGGCCTCGGCATCGACATCGCGGAGCTTTCGCGCATCGCCAGGGCCTGGGAACGCCACGGGCAGCGTTTTGCCGCGCGCGTGCTGCACCCTGCGGAACTGGCCTGCCTGCCCGCCGCGCCCGTGGCCTTTCTGGCCGCGCGCTTCGCCGCCAAGGAGGCCGCCGTGAAAGCTCTGGGCACCGGCTTTTCGCAGGGCATCGGCCCGCGCGACATAGAGGTGCGCCCCCTGCCCACGGGTCAGCCCCAACTGGTGCTGCACGGCAAGGCCGCCGACCGTTTCGCCGCGCTGGGCGCCATCGCCGCCCATGTCTCGCTGACCCATGGCCGAGACACCGCCGCCGCCGTGGTGGTGCTGGAGCGCTGA
- a CDS encoding pyridoxine 5'-phosphate synthase, with amino-acid sequence MPVLVVNVDHVATLRQQRLGKEPDPITAAHLAEMAGARGIIVHLREDRRHIQDHDVELMARTLKTRLHLEMAATEEMSAIALSRQPHMVCLVPEKREELTTEGGLAVAGREAFLKEYLAPIHAQGILSSLFIEADEAQVRAAAAIGCPYIELHTGHFADAPTRAAQRAERDKIVRAIGLARSLGLGVNLGHGLNYDNIYDFADVPGISEFSIGHSIVARAVFTGFERAVADMAAIIARFPA; translated from the coding sequence ATGCCCGTTCTCGTCGTCAACGTGGACCACGTCGCCACCCTGCGCCAGCAGCGCCTCGGCAAGGAGCCGGACCCGATCACCGCCGCCCATCTGGCGGAGATGGCGGGGGCGCGCGGCATCATCGTGCACCTGCGCGAAGACCGCCGTCACATTCAGGACCATGACGTGGAGTTGATGGCCCGCACCCTGAAGACCCGCCTGCACCTGGAAATGGCCGCCACCGAGGAAATGAGCGCCATCGCCCTCTCCCGCCAGCCGCACATGGTCTGTCTGGTGCCCGAAAAGCGCGAGGAACTGACCACCGAGGGCGGCCTTGCCGTTGCCGGGCGCGAGGCGTTTCTGAAAGAGTACCTCGCCCCCATCCACGCCCAGGGCATCCTGTCCAGCCTGTTCATAGAAGCGGACGAGGCGCAGGTACGCGCCGCCGCCGCCATCGGCTGCCCGTACATCGAACTGCACACCGGCCACTTCGCCGATGCCCCCACCCGCGCCGCCCAACGGGCCGAACGCGACAAGATCGTGCGGGCCATCGGCCTTGCACGGTCGCTGGGACTTGGCGTGAACCTCGGGCACGGGCTGAACTACGACAATATCTACGACTTCGCGGACGTGCCGGGCATCAGTGAATTCTCCATCGGCCACTCCATCGTTGCCCGCGCGGTATTCACCGGGTTCGAGCGCGCCGTGGCCGACATGGCGGCCATCATCGCCCGCTTTCCGGCGTAG
- a CDS encoding UDP-glucose/GDP-mannose dehydrogenase family protein: MNVCIVGTGYVGLVSAACFAEMGNNICCVDVNPEVVKTLTAGKVHIYEPGLEELVRRNHAEGRLVFTTSLEQGLERAQFVFITVGTPSREDGSCDLSYVDQVAREIGRLMHRPLIVVDKSTVPVGTADRVRGLIREELAARGVDIAFDVVSNPEFLKEGDAVSDFMKPDRVVVGTEDERSAEYLRQLYAPFARSRDKLIVMGTRSAEMTKYAANCMLATKISFINEIAGICEKVGADVREVRIGIGSDQRIGYHFIYPGVGYGGSCFPKDVKALIHTARESGAVPQLLDAVEDVNARQKVSMARRVRDYFAPQGGVAGKTLALWGLAFKANTDDMREAAALSIIKDLTAHGMRVRAFDPVASENAAKLIGDNPLVEIVHNQYEACRGAQALLVVTEWNQFRNPDFERVKELLTAPVLFDGRNLYSPSFMGEQGFAYFCVGRAASL; encoded by the coding sequence ATGAACGTCTGCATCGTCGGCACCGGCTACGTTGGCCTGGTCAGTGCCGCCTGCTTCGCCGAGATGGGCAACAACATCTGCTGCGTGGACGTGAACCCCGAGGTGGTGAAAACCCTCACCGCCGGAAAGGTGCACATCTACGAACCCGGCCTTGAGGAACTGGTGCGCCGCAATCACGCGGAAGGACGCCTGGTCTTCACCACCAGCCTGGAACAGGGCCTGGAGCGCGCCCAGTTCGTGTTCATCACCGTGGGCACCCCCTCGCGCGAGGACGGATCGTGCGACCTGTCCTACGTGGACCAGGTGGCCCGCGAGATAGGCCGCCTGATGCACCGCCCGCTCATCGTGGTGGACAAGTCCACCGTGCCCGTGGGCACCGCCGACCGGGTGCGCGGGCTGATCCGCGAGGAACTGGCCGCGCGCGGCGTGGATATCGCCTTCGACGTGGTGTCCAACCCCGAATTTCTCAAGGAAGGCGACGCGGTGAGCGACTTCATGAAGCCTGACCGCGTGGTGGTGGGCACGGAAGACGAGCGCTCCGCCGAATATCTGCGCCAGTTGTACGCGCCTTTCGCGCGCAGCCGCGACAAGCTCATCGTCATGGGCACCCGCAGCGCGGAAATGACCAAGTATGCCGCCAACTGCATGCTGGCCACCAAGATTTCGTTCATCAACGAAATCGCCGGGATTTGCGAAAAGGTAGGGGCCGACGTGCGCGAAGTGCGCATCGGCATCGGTTCGGACCAGCGCATCGGCTACCATTTCATCTACCCCGGCGTGGGGTATGGCGGCTCGTGTTTTCCCAAGGATGTCAAGGCGCTGATCCACACCGCCCGCGAATCCGGGGCTGTGCCCCAACTGCTGGACGCGGTGGAAGACGTCAACGCCCGCCAGAAGGTGTCCATGGCCCGGCGCGTGCGCGACTACTTTGCGCCGCAGGGCGGGGTTGCGGGCAAGACGCTGGCCCTGTGGGGCCTGGCCTTCAAGGCCAACACCGACGACATGCGCGAGGCGGCGGCCCTGTCGATCATCAAGGATCTCACCGCCCACGGCATGCGGGTGCGGGCCTTTGACCCCGTGGCATCCGAGAACGCCGCGAAGCTCATCGGCGACAACCCGCTGGTGGAGATCGTGCACAACCAGTACGAGGCCTGCCGGGGCGCCCAGGCGCTGCTGGTGGTCACCGAATGGAACCAGTTCCGCAACCCCGACTTCGAGCGGGTGAAGGAACTGCTGACCGCGCCTGTGCTGTTCGACGGGCGCAACCTGTATTCGCCGTCGTTCATGGGCGAGCAGGGCTTTGCCTACTTCTGCGTGGGCCGCGCCGCCAGCCTGTAA
- a CDS encoding chemotaxis protein CheW: MDATQKKQDDELLQLVTFSIGDEEFGVDILKVQEIIRTMEITKVPRAPEFVEGVINLRGKVIPIIDLRRRFGLDSKSHDKHTRIIVIEINNMIVGFVVDSVSEVLRIPASTVEPPPPVVAGLESEYISGVGKLQDRLLILLDLDKLLSNDDMSILGHI; the protein is encoded by the coding sequence ATGGATGCAACGCAGAAGAAGCAGGATGATGAACTGCTGCAACTCGTCACGTTCAGCATCGGCGACGAGGAATTCGGGGTGGACATCCTGAAGGTGCAGGAAATCATCCGCACCATGGAGATCACCAAGGTTCCCCGCGCGCCGGAGTTCGTCGAGGGCGTCATCAACCTGCGCGGCAAGGTCATTCCCATCATCGACCTGCGTCGCAGATTCGGTCTCGACTCCAAGAGCCACGACAAGCATACCCGCATCATCGTCATCGAGATCAACAACATGATTGTCGGGTTCGTGGTGGATTCCGTTTCGGAGGTGCTGCGCATTCCCGCGAGCACGGTCGAGCCGCCGCCACCGGTGGTTGCAGGGCTGGAGTCGGAGTACATCAGCGGCGTGGGCAAGTTGCAGGATCGCCTGTTGATCCTGCTGGACCTCGACAAGCTGCTGTCCAACGACGACATGAGCATCCTGGGCCACATCTAG